From the genome of Gammaproteobacteria bacterium, one region includes:
- the hemB gene encoding porphobilinogen synthase, translating to MRRMRRSPFSRRLMCEQRLSTDDLIYPMFVVEGSGQRVPVASMPGVERVSIDELLKEADELVGLGIPAVALFPVPPAAGKSEDARDAFNPEGLAQRAVHALKQAHPELGVITDVALDPFTTHGQDGLIDASGYVLNDATVEVLVKQALSHAAAGADVVAPSDMMDGRIGRIRSALEAAGHINTRILAYSAKYASSFYGPFRDAVGSAANLGAGNKYSYQMDPANSDEALREVALDLQEGADMIMVKPGMPYLDIVRRVKDRFGAPTFVYQVSGEYAMLKAASQNGWLDERAVVLESLLACKRAGADGILTYFAKQAATWLREPG from the coding sequence ATGCGGCGTATGCGGCGTAGCCCGTTTTCGCGACGACTTATGTGCGAGCAGCGGCTGAGCACAGACGACCTCATCTACCCCATGTTTGTCGTCGAAGGCAGTGGGCAGCGAGTACCGGTCGCATCCATGCCAGGCGTCGAGCGCGTCAGCATCGACGAACTGCTCAAGGAGGCCGACGAACTGGTCGGACTGGGTATCCCCGCCGTCGCCCTGTTCCCGGTACCACCCGCCGCAGGCAAGAGCGAGGACGCGCGCGACGCCTTCAATCCCGAGGGCCTGGCACAGCGGGCGGTCCACGCGCTCAAGCAGGCCCATCCGGAGCTGGGCGTGATCACCGATGTGGCACTCGATCCCTTCACCACCCACGGCCAGGACGGGTTGATCGATGCCTCCGGCTACGTGCTCAACGACGCGACCGTCGAGGTGCTGGTGAAACAGGCGCTGTCGCACGCCGCCGCCGGTGCCGACGTGGTCGCGCCGTCGGACATGATGGATGGCCGCATCGGCCGCATCCGCTCGGCACTCGAGGCGGCCGGCCACATCAACACCCGTATCCTCGCCTATTCCGCCAAGTACGCCTCCAGTTTCTACGGGCCGTTCCGGGATGCCGTGGGTTCAGCGGCAAACTTGGGCGCAGGGAATAAATACAGCTATCAGATGGACCCCGCCAACAGCGACGAGGCGCTTCGCGAGGTCGCCCTGGATCTGCAGGAAGGCGCCGACATGATCATGGTCAAACCAGGCATGCCCTATCTGGACATCGTGCGGCGCGTAAAGGACCGGTTCGGGGCACCGACCTTCGTCTATCAGGTCAGCGGCGAATACGCCATGCTCAAGGCCGCCAGCCAGAACGGCTGGCTGGACGAGCGTGCGGTGGTGCTCGAATCCCTGCTGGCCTGCAAGCGCGCCGGTGCCGACGGCATCCTGACCTACTTCGCCAAACAGGCGGCCACCTGGCTGCGTGAACCGGGCTGA
- a CDS encoding TIGR00153 family protein, whose product MVRTTISSLFGVSPIRPLQRQMAAVIDCVQALRPFMKAVLAEDWDEARAHQAHVAQLERDADKLKREMRLQLPHSLFMPVSRRDVLEVLTSQDKIANRAKDIAGLITGREMVIPDPLPPLFTTYLERCIDAAMQAQAAINELDELVETGFRGGEVDLVHSIIRKLDQIESDTDKIQVRVRAALFKRETELPPVEVMFLYRVIDWIGDLADLSQRVGSRLELMLAR is encoded by the coding sequence ATGGTACGCACCACGATCTCCAGCCTGTTCGGTGTCTCGCCGATCAGACCCCTGCAGCGCCAGATGGCGGCCGTCATCGATTGCGTCCAGGCGCTGCGGCCATTCATGAAGGCGGTTCTGGCGGAGGACTGGGACGAGGCGCGCGCCCACCAGGCGCACGTCGCGCAACTCGAACGGGACGCCGACAAGCTCAAGCGCGAGATGCGCCTGCAATTGCCCCACAGCCTGTTCATGCCGGTCTCGCGGCGCGACGTCCTCGAGGTCCTCACCTCCCAGGACAAGATCGCCAACCGTGCCAAGGACATCGCCGGCCTGATCACCGGCCGCGAGATGGTCATCCCCGACCCCTTGCCACCACTGTTCACGACCTACCTCGAGCGCTGTATCGATGCTGCCATGCAGGCGCAGGCGGCCATCAACGAATTGGACGAACTGGTCGAGACCGGCTTTCGCGGCGGTGAGGTCGACCTGGTCCACTCCATCATCCGCAAGCTCGACCAGATCGAAAGCGATACCGACAAAATCCAGGTACGCGTGCGTGCAGCATTGTTCAAGCGTGAAACCGAGTTGCCACCCGTCGAGGTGATGTTCCTGTACCGTGTGATCGATTGGATCGGCGATCTGGCCGACCTGTCCCAGCGCGTCGGCAGCCGCCTCGAGCTCATGCTCGCACGTTGA
- a CDS encoding inorganic phosphate transporter, which translates to MDHATIFIVLACTFGFFMAWGVGANDVANAMGTSVGSRALTIRQAIIVAAIFEFLGAYLAGGEVTATIRSGMLDASLFTDDPELLVFGMLASLLAAGIWLMLASQRGWPVSTTHSIVGAIVGFATVGVGFDAVHWGKVGSIVMSWVVSPTLAGILAYWLFVSVQVFILNAHDPLQAAKRHVPVYIFLAGFIISLVTIQKGLSHTGLELDVGQGYAIAIAIGLLVTLGGIFAISRLKFDPRENSDFHFNSVEKVFGILMMVTACAMAFAHGSNDVANAVGPLAAVIGIVESGGRVAQQSSMPTWILLLGGAGIVIGLVTYGHKVIATLGTGITELTPSRGFAATLAAATTVVLASGTGLPVSTTHTLVGGVLGVGLARGIGALNMDVVRTIFLSWIITLPAGAILSIIFFYILKALFG; encoded by the coding sequence ATGGACCACGCTACGATCTTCATCGTCCTGGCCTGTACGTTCGGTTTTTTCATGGCTTGGGGCGTTGGCGCCAACGACGTCGCCAACGCCATGGGCACCTCGGTCGGCTCACGCGCCCTGACCATACGTCAGGCCATCATCGTCGCCGCGATCTTCGAATTCTTGGGTGCCTACCTCGCCGGCGGTGAGGTCACCGCGACCATCCGCAGCGGCATGCTCGATGCCAGCCTGTTTACAGACGATCCGGAGCTGCTGGTCTTCGGCATGCTCGCCTCGCTGCTCGCGGCCGGTATCTGGCTGATGCTCGCCTCGCAGCGCGGCTGGCCGGTCTCGACCACGCATTCCATCGTCGGTGCCATCGTCGGCTTCGCGACAGTCGGTGTCGGCTTCGATGCCGTCCACTGGGGCAAGGTCGGCTCCATCGTCATGAGCTGGGTCGTGTCACCCACATTGGCCGGCATCCTCGCCTATTGGCTGTTCGTCAGCGTACAGGTGTTCATCCTCAACGCCCATGACCCGCTGCAGGCGGCCAAGCGCCACGTGCCCGTCTACATCTTTCTGGCCGGCTTCATCATCTCGCTCGTCACTATCCAGAAGGGGCTGTCGCACACGGGGCTCGAACTCGATGTGGGGCAGGGCTATGCCATCGCCATCGCCATCGGCCTGCTGGTCACGCTGGGCGGCATCTTCGCCATCAGCCGCCTGAAGTTCGATCCGCGTGAGAACAGCGACTTTCACTTCAATAGTGTCGAGAAGGTGTTCGGTATCCTGATGATGGTCACCGCCTGCGCCATGGCCTTCGCGCACGGATCCAATGACGTGGCCAACGCCGTCGGTCCATTGGCCGCGGTCATCGGCATCGTCGAGAGCGGCGGCCGTGTTGCACAGCAGAGCAGCATGCCCACCTGGATCCTCCTGCTCGGCGGCGCTGGCATCGTCATCGGCCTGGTCACCTATGGCCACAAGGTCATCGCCACGCTCGGCACGGGCATCACCGAACTGACACCCAGCCGCGGCTTCGCCGCGACCCTGGCGGCGGCCACCACGGTGGTGCTGGCCTCCGGTACGGGACTGCCGGTCTCGACCACCCACACCCTGGTGGGCGGCGTACTGGGTGTCGGCCTGGCGCGCGGCATCGGGGCCCTCAACATGGATGTGGTACGCACGATCTTCCTGTCCTGGATCATCACGCTGCCGGCCGGTGCAATCCTGTCGATCATTTTCTTTTATATACTGAAGGCCCTCTTCGGGTGA
- the aroE gene encoding shikimate dehydrogenase has product MGNPIAHSKSPLIHRQFALQTGQAMEYDAILADIGQFAAAVAAFRRDGGKGLNVTVPFKQDAWRLATRHAPRAVRAGAVNTLWWDDAGRLCGDTTDGIGLVRDLRDNHGVHIEGRRVLLVGAGGAARGVIEPLLAERPARLLIANRTPARAHELATIFAAAGPVVSSGFEGLVGQPFDLVINATAASLSGVVPPLPATVFAPDACAYDMMYGSEPTVFVRWSRAQGCTQALDGLGMLVEQAAEAFFIWRGVRAATAPVIAQLRAGC; this is encoded by the coding sequence ATGGGCAACCCCATCGCCCACAGCAAATCACCGCTGATCCACCGGCAATTCGCCCTGCAGACCGGCCAGGCGATGGAATATGACGCCATCCTGGCAGACATCGGACAGTTCGCCGCGGCCGTCGCTGCATTCCGTCGCGACGGTGGCAAGGGCCTGAACGTCACCGTCCCATTCAAGCAGGACGCCTGGCGGCTCGCGACCCGGCACGCGCCGCGGGCCGTACGCGCCGGTGCCGTCAACACCCTGTGGTGGGACGACGCGGGGCGGCTGTGCGGGGATACCACCGACGGCATCGGCCTGGTACGCGACCTGCGTGACAACCACGGGGTCCACATCGAGGGACGGCGAGTACTGCTGGTCGGCGCCGGCGGCGCCGCGCGCGGGGTGATCGAGCCGTTGTTGGCAGAACGGCCGGCACGCCTGCTGATTGCCAACCGCACACCCGCACGCGCCCATGAACTGGCCACGATCTTTGCCGCGGCGGGCCCGGTCGTCAGCAGTGGTTTCGAAGGGTTGGTGGGGCAGCCTTTCGATCTGGTGATCAATGCCACCGCGGCCAGCCTGTCCGGCGTGGTGCCGCCGTTGCCGGCGACGGTATTCGCCCCCGACGCCTGCGCCTACGACATGATGTACGGCAGCGAGCCGACGGTGTTCGTCCGCTGGTCGCGGGCGCAGGGCTGCACACAGGCACTGGATGGGCTGGGTATGCTGGTCGAACAGGCCGCCGAGGCCTTTTTCATCTGGCGGGGTGTGCGGGCCGCTACCGCCCCGGTGATCGCGCAGCTGCGCGCCGGCTGCTAG
- a CDS encoding RNA-binding protein: MNLFIGDLPINATEGDLCRLLQLRQRDVARRLRIFKKAARDGHTRRFGLLHVAAGTDLRKLLDRGRGLELHGQRLNVREFVPRAVGNERRALDWRQRPWPHPERRQAERRAGIS, from the coding sequence ATGAATCTCTTCATTGGAGATCTGCCCATCAATGCCACGGAAGGCGATCTGTGCCGGCTGCTGCAGTTGAGGCAGCGCGACGTTGCGCGTCGGTTGCGCATCTTCAAGAAAGCCGCACGGGATGGACATACACGCCGTTTCGGTCTGCTGCACGTCGCAGCCGGTACGGACCTGCGCAAGCTCCTGGATCGGGGGCGCGGACTCGAACTCCACGGCCAGCGGCTGAACGTACGGGAATTCGTCCCGCGCGCGGTCGGCAACGAACGTCGGGCGCTGGATTGGCGGCAGCGGCCTTGGCCGCACCCCGAGCGGCGGCAGGCGGAGCGGCGGGCCGGCATTTCCTAG
- a CDS encoding gamma carbonic anhydrase family protein has product MPLRPFESKHPRIAASAYIDPQALVIGDVEIGADASLWPNVVVRGDIHSIKIGASTNIQDGSVLHVSHDSEFAPGGFALAIGRGITVGHQVILHGCVIEDNCLIGMGSIVMDGARIAAGTMLGAGSLVTPGKELEGGYLWAGRPARRVRALAADERRYLVYSAEHYVRLKNRHRAGLG; this is encoded by the coding sequence ATGCCCCTCCGTCCTTTCGAATCGAAACATCCGCGCATCGCCGCCAGCGCCTACATCGATCCCCAGGCCCTCGTCATCGGTGATGTCGAGATCGGTGCCGATGCCTCGTTGTGGCCGAATGTGGTCGTCCGAGGCGATATCCACTCCATCAAAATTGGAGCCAGCACCAATATTCAGGATGGATCTGTTTTACATGTCTCCCATGACAGCGAGTTCGCCCCCGGTGGATTTGCCCTGGCCATCGGGCGCGGGATCACTGTCGGTCACCAGGTCATCCTGCATGGGTGCGTAATAGAAGATAACTGTCTGATCGGCATGGGCTCTATCGTTATGGATGGGGCGCGGATCGCTGCCGGGACGATGCTCGGCGCAGGCAGTCTGGTCACGCCCGGCAAGGAGCTGGAGGGCGGCTACCTTTGGGCCGGCCGACCGGCCAGGCGGGTCCGGGCGCTGGCCGCGGACGAGCGGCGCTATCTGGTCTACTCGGCCGAGCACTATGTCCGCCTGAAAAACCGGCATCGCGCGGGGCTGGGTTGA